The stretch of DNA TCAGCTTTGTTGGTAAATAACAAGCACAAAGTGCAAGCGCATCCGATGCGGCGTTATTTATGAACAAAGCCTTAACCTTAAAAAACTTAAAAAGGGGTTGACAACCCAGTAAAAGTATGGTAGATTAACCCCCATCAAATTGAATAACAATTTTTGAGCGGCCGCGAAGCCCTCGGCAACGATAACCAACTCGTGCTGAGGGCTTTTTGTTTTCCAGGCCACGACGCCTGCAAAGTTAACCTATCCATTCAATAAACTCGACAAATACTATAAAAATAACTTTGGAGGAACATCATGAAACGCAAATTATTTACCCGGGCTTTGCCCATCGCTTTATTGCTCACCCTGACCCTTGGCGGGGTAGCTTATGCTCAAGACGGAGCCACCACTGCAAGCCAGATGATTGACGTGATCTGGTTGTTGGTAGCCGCTTTTCTGGTGTTCTTCATGCAGGCTGGCTTTGCCATGGTGGAAAGCGGCTTCAGCCGCGCCAAAAACGCGGCCAACCTGTTAATGAAGAACCTGATGGACTTTTCGGTTGGAACGCTGCTGTTTTTTGTGCTTGGCTATGGCCTGATGTTTGGCGCTTCGGCCAGCGGCTTTATTGGCACCGATAACTTCTTTTTAAGCAAGCTCAACTTTGGCCCCGACAGCGCCTACAACTGGGCTTTTTTCCTGTTCCAGTTGGTGTTTGCCGGAACAGCCGCCACCATTGTTTCCGGCGCGGTGGCCGAACGTTTGAAATTCTCGGCCTACCTGGTGTACAGCATCATTATAGTGGGCCTGGTTTACCCCATCTCCGGCCACTGGCTGTGGGGCGGCGGCTGGCTGGCCGAATTGGGCTTTATTGACTTTGCCGGTTCCACCATTGTGCACAGCGTAGGCGGTTGGGCGGCCCTGGCCGGAGCCGTTATTCTTGGCCCGCGCATTGGCAAGTTCAACAAAGATGGCAGCAGCAACGTTATCCCCGGCCACAGCTTAACCCTGGCCGCATTGGGGGTGTTCATCCTTTGGTTCGGCTGGTTTGGTTTTAACCCCGGCAGCACGCTCAGCGGTATGAACCCCGGCATTGGCTACATTGCCGTTACCACCAATATGGCGGCGGCAGCGGGCGCGGTGTCGGCCATGGTGATCAACTGGGTCCGCGCCGGCGAGCCTTCCACCGAAATGGCCCTCAACGGCACCCTGGCTGGCCTGGTGGCCATTACCGCCGGCTGCGCCAGCGTATCGCCCACCGGGGCCTTGATCATCGGCCTGGTGGCCGGCGGCGTGCTGGTGTTTGGCCTGCTCTTCATTGAACGTGTGTTGAGAGTGGACGACCCGGTAGGCGCGGTGAGCGTGCATGCCCTCAACGGGGTGTGGGGCACGCTGGCGGTGGGTTTGTTTGCCGTTCCGGCAGCCGGCGGCCTGACCGCAATGGGCGATGCGGCCGGGTTGTTCTACGGCGGCGGCTTTAGCCAACTGAGCATCCAGTTTATTGGTTCGCTCTCGGTGAGTCTGTGGGCCTTTACCACCGCCTTTGTTGTTTTTAAGGCCACCGACGTGATCATTGGCATCCGGGTTACGCCGCAGGAAGAACTAGAAGGTTTGGACATCACCGAACACGGCACCATCAGCTACCCCGAGTTTGGCACCAGCGTGGTCAATGCCTCGCCCGGCGAGCGCGTGGTGATGCCCGTTGTTGAATCGGCCAGTTAGTTAACAAGGAGAAGGCCCCATGAAAATTTCATTGGAGCAGAACGTAAAGCATGATCAGGGAGACGTGCCCTACTACGTCAACGTGGAAACCTCAACCATAACCATTGACCTTGACACCATCTTCCACATCCCGGTTTACCGGTCCGGCAATGGCCGACCCGGCTACAATGTTGAGGTGTGCGGTTTCCAGGTTTCAGCCGATGCGCCGGAGCAAATTGTGCCGGTGACCGAGCGGCTTATCCGCGGCCTGGTCAATATGGCCCGCCTGCCAACCTACATCTTCATCGCCCGGCGTTCGCGCCAGATGTACCCGGTGTATACGGTTGGCGATGAGGTATTTGCCACCACGCCCGGCGGCCCGGTTTTTAGACACGTTGAATTGGCCAAAGTGCGCGAATACTTGGCCGAATATCTCAATGCGATGGGCCTTATCGGTACGCCGGGCATGAGCGAAAAATTGCGGGTACGGGGCGTCAACATGAACTCGCTGGCTCTGGTTCGCCCCATCCTCTACCTCAAAAAACGCCCGCAGAGCGAAGATGAAAACGAGTTCTGGGCGCCGGTCTTTTTGGCCGACGACCGGGGCAGCATTTACACCTACGCGGCCAGCGGCAAGCGCGAAATTGACCTGGCCGGCGGTTACGAAGCCCTACTTTTGCGCACCCAGGTGGCCCAGGCCCTTATTGCCGATAAACGTTTGAAAAACAATTACGACCTGCGCCCCGACCGTCTGTTACCCGACTACTGGGAACGCGTCAAAAGCACGCTCAAATTGCAGCCGGAAAAATTGGTCTTTGCCGGCGCGGCGTTTGAAATTTACCGTAACGGCAAAGCCGTGATTGCCGCCGAACATCGGGAAGACGAAGATCGCTACAGCCTCTATATCGGCCGGGATATTAACGATCTACGCCATCACGCCGCCACAGACCTGGTTCGCCGGGGGCTTATCAGCAACACCGCCGCGGTGAACGTTCAGTAACAAAACATTGTCCGGGCCGGCAGTTTGTAAAGAACTGCCGGCCCCAAAAAAACATCCAAATAACTCGTTCCCAAACTCTGCCTCATAACCGGCGCTTCAGTTATCAGGCGGGGTTTGACAACGAGGGTAAAGTTGTCAAAAAAAAATCAATCTGCTTTCGGGCGTTTTACGCTATAGAAAAATTCTTAACCTAAAGGAGACTTAAAAAATGGCAGAAACAGTAAAAGATGTAATGGCGCTTATCAAAGAGCACAATATTAAAATGGTGGACTTCCGGTTCACCGACCTGCCGGGCACCTGGCAGCACTTTAGCATGTCAACCCGCCTGGTAAACGAAGACCTGTTTGACGAAGGGCTTGGCTTCGACGGCTCTTCGGTGCGCGGCTTCCAGGAAATTCAGGAATCTGACATGATCTTGATCCCGGACCCCACCACCGCCTTTGTGGACCCCATTTTTGAGGTGCCCACCCTGGTAATTATGTGCGACGTGTACGACCCCGTCACCCGCCAACCCTACAGCCGCGACCCCCGCTACGTGGCTAAAAAAGCCGAAGCCTACCTGAAAAAAACGGGCATCGCCGACACAGCCTACTTTGGCCCGGAAGCCGAGTTCTTCTTGTTCGACACGGTTCGCTACGGCGGCGGCACAAACTCGTCTTTCTATGAGATTGACAGCAAAGAGGGCTGGTGGAACAGCGACAAGCCCGGCCTGGGCGCGCAAATTCCGCCCAAACGCGGCTACTTCCCGGCCCCGCCCACCGACACCCAGCAAGATATCCGCAGCAAAATGGTGCTGGCCCTGGAAGCGGTGGGGGTTAATGTGGAATTGCATCACCACGAGGTAGGCACCGCCGGCCAGGCCGAAATTGACCTGAAGTTCGACACGCTCACCAAAATCTCCGACAGCATCATGATTTACAAATATATCATCAAGAGTGTGGCCCGCCAAAACGGCCTTACGGCCACCTTTATGCCCAAGCCCCTCTTTGGCGATAACGGCAGCGGTATGCACACTCACCAGAGCTTATGGAAAGGCGGCGACACCGTGATGTACGACGAGTCGGGTTACGCCGGTCTCTCCGACATTGCCCGTTACTACATTGGCGGTCTGTTGAAACACGCGCCGGCCCTGCTGGCCCTGGCTGCGCCCACCACCAACTCTTACAAACGCCTGGTGCCCGGCTACGAAGCGCCTATCAACCTGGTTTATTCGCAGCGCAACCGTTCGGCCATTTGCCGCATCCCTATGTACTCCGGCAGCCCCAAGGCCAAGCGGGTTGAATTCCGCGCCCCGGATCCCAGTTGTAACCCGTATCTTTGTTTTGCCGCCCTACTCATGGCCGGTCTGGACGGGGTCCAGAAGCAAATTGACCCCGGCGAACCGATTGATAAAGACCTGTACGACCTGCCCCCTGAGGAAGCGATTAAAGTAATGAACACGCCCGGTTCATTAGCCGATGTTCTTGACGCACTGGAAGCAGACCACGAATTCCTGCTGCAAGGCGATGTATTTACCCCGGATATTCTGGAAGCCTACATCACCTACAAGCGGGAAGCCGAAGTGGACCCCGTCCGGCTGCGCCCGCATCCTCACGAGTTCACCCTGTATTTCGACATCTAAAGGTTCGCCCCACCCAGAAGAGGCGGCAGGTTATTCTGCCGCCTCTTTGTTACCCTTAACCCATAATGCGTAATCTTACCGAGGTATTTTTTCAAGGCGTATGGCGTTATTGCGTAACGCGCAGCGCCTAAACAAAAAACGCGGTATTGAGCAGCCTGCGCTTGGCCTCCTTTTTCCTTTTCACTATAATACCTCTAACCATGAACACCACTATCTCCGCCTACGCCCGTGATATTTTAAGCCAAACGCCGCTCAGCGACGACGACGTTTGGCGGCTATTGGGGCCGGTTGGGTTTGCCGACCCCCCGGAAGCGTATCGCCGCTTGCAAAAAATGGCCAAAAACGAGCCGGCCCGGCAGGCCCTGGCCGATAGTTTAACGCCGTTGCTGCTGGCCTTGTCGGAAGCGGCCAATCCTGATAATGTGCTGGTCAACCTGGGCCGCTTTGCCTACAACGTGGCCGACCAGTCCGCTCTGTTCAACCACTTTGCCAACAACCCCCGCTCCGTTGAAATTTTGGTAAAATTATTTGCGGGCAGCCAATTTCTCACCGAAATCCTCTTGCGCAGCCCGGAATATTTCACCCGCCTGTCGGCGCACCAGCAACTGGCCCACGTTAAGAGCGCGGCCCAATTTGACGCCGCCGCCCGCGAAGCTATCCGCCCCCTGATCCTGCTTTCCAGCGAAGATCCGTCCGACCCCGCCGCTCTGCTGGATGCTCTACGCCGGTTCCAGCGGTGGGAACTGCTGCGCATCGGGGTCTGCGACCTGCTGGACTCCTTTGACCTGACCACCGTCACCGGCCAACTCTCCGGCCTGGCCGACAGCCTGGTGCGCGTTTGTTTAACCCTGGCCGCCCGGCAGTCCAATGTAAAGCCGGATGATTTTGTGGTGCTGGCCATGGGCAAATTGGGCGGGCAGGAACTCAACTATAGTTCCGATATTGACCTGTTGTTTTTATGCCGCTCAGACCCGGCGGCTTACCGGCGCCTGGGCCAAAACCTAATTGACGCCCTGGCCCGCATTACGCCGGAAGGCTTTTTGTATCGGGTGGACATGCGGCTGCGGCCCTGGGGAAATGTGGGCAACCTGGTGTCATCGGTTAACGGCTATGTAAGTTATTTACAAAAGAACGCCCGCCTGTGGGAAAAACAGGCCTTGCTCAAAGCGCGGGTTATTGCCGACAACCAGGAATTGGGCCGGGACTTTCTGTGCCAGGCCCAACCTTTCATCTTTGCCGCCGACGACGAAACCGTCAAGGCCGAGGTGAACGCGCTCAAACAGCGCATCGAAGAACGACTGCAACAGCAAGGCCGCGCCTGGGGCGAGGTCAAACTGGGCCAGGGGTCTATCCGCGACATTGAATTTGTAACCCAATACCTGCAACTGGTGCATGGCGACGAACAGCCCGAAGTGCGCAGCCCCAACACCCTCGAGGCCTTGGCCCGCCTGTTTGCCGCCCACTTCCTCTCTGCTCATGAATACCGGGTGCTCACCGACGGCTATATCTTTTTGCGCACGGTTGAACACCATTTGCAACTCAAACACTACCGCCAAACCCACAGCCTGCCCGGCGACCCGGAAGCCATCACCCAACTGGCCCGACGGCTCGGTTTCCAGGGCCGAGAGGCAGGCGACAATCTGATTGCCCGCTACCAGCAACACAGCGCCGTTATCCGCGTGGTTTACCAACAATACCTGGGCAAACAGCCCGTCACAAACAAAACGCGCTCCGTTACCTCATCAGATTTATTGTTGCCCCACCTGGTGCGAATGCCGCCCGCCTACGTCACCACCTTCAGCGACGCCGACATCGAGCACCATGCAACCCTGGCCGAACAACTCAACGAGGACAATCTGGCAAAAGTGGAAGCCAAACCCCTGGAGAATGGACTTTGGCAGGTGACCATTGTGGGCTACGATTACCTGGGCGAGCTCTCCCTGATTTGCGGCCTGCTATTTGTGCACGGTTTTAACATTGTTGACGGCCACATCTTTAGCTACGGGCGAGCCGCCGACCCCGGCTATGTGCCTGTGCCCCAACGCCCTTCCCGCTCCCGGTGTCGCCAACTATCGTCCATGTTATACGCCGTCTCCCGCCAAAAAATTGTTGACGTTTTCACCGTGCAGCCGGTGGTTGACCATGTTGATGAACTCTACTGGCAACAATATACCACCGACCTGAACGCCCTGATCCGCCTGCTGCACGCAGGCAAACAACGTGAGGCCCAGGGCCAATTGGCCAAACGCGTGGCGGTTGCCTTACGAGACATCCCCGGGGCCATCTCTACGCTGTACCCGGTTGACATTGAGTTTGATAACGAATCTTCCGAACGGCACACCATTTTGCACATTGTTTCCACCGATACCATCGGCTTCCTGTTTGAGTTCACCAATGCCCTGGCCCTCAACGGCGTCAATATCCGGCGGATGATCGTCAGCTCGGTGGGCCAGCACGTGCGGGACACCCTTTACGTTACTGATGCGCAGCGCCGAAAAATCACTTCCCCCGAAAAACAACGAGAGTTGCGCGTGGCCATTGTGTTAATCCGGCACTTCACCCACCTGCTGCCCAACTCGCCCAACCCGGAACAGGCCCTGCTTCACTTTCGGGAACTGTTGGGGCAGTTATTTACCCGCCCCAATTGGCCGGATGCAATTGCCTCGCTGGAACAGCCCCAGGTGCTCAACACCCTGGCCCGCCTGCTGGGGGTAAGTGATTTCCTGTGGAAAGACTTTTTGCGGATGCAATACGCCAACCTGTTCCCGGTGGTGCGGGATGTAGACGCGCTGGCCACTGGCAAGTCAAAAGACGAATTGCGGTCGGAATTGGCCGCGCTCCTGCAAACCGGCGCTGCCCAGCGCGAGGCGCTCAACGCCTTCAAAGACCGCGAAATGTTCCGCGTGGATATGCGCCACATCCAGGGACACATTTCTGAGTTTGGCCAATTTTCAGGTGAATTGACCGACCTGGCCGAAGTGATTGTAGAAGCCGCCTATCACCTCTGCCTGGCCGAACTCCGGGCCACGTTTGGCCTGCCCCGGCTGGAAAATGGCCGGCCCTGCCCTATGAGCGTTTGCGCCCTGGGCAAATGCGGCGGGCGCGAATTGGGCTTTGCCTCGGACATTGAACTGCTGTTTATTTTTGCCGGTAACGGCCAAACCACCGGCCCCAATGTGATCACCACTGCCGAATTTTTCGACAAGTTGGTCCAACAGGTCAATCAAACCATTCAAGCCCGGCAGGAAGGCATCTTTGAACTGGACCTGCGCTTGCGGCCTTATGGCCAGGCCGGCAGCATGGCGGTATCCCTTGAGTCGTTTCGCCGGTACTTCGGCCCCAACGGCGACGCCTGGCCCTACGAAAAACAGGCCCTGGTTAAATTACGGCCCATTGCCGGCGACGAAAAACTGGGCCAACAGATTGTTGAACTACGTAACAAATTTATCTACACCGGCCAGCCGTTTGACGTGGCGGCTATGCGCGCCATGCGCGAGCGCCAGCTCAGGCATCTGGTGACAGCAGGCACTATTAACGCCAAATTCAGTCCCGGCGGCCTGGTAGACCTGGAATATCTGGTGCAAGGCTTACAAATCACTTACGGGCACCAAGACCCTCGCCTGCGACTAACCAACATTGGGGAGGCTATGCAAATGCTGGCCGAAACAAAAATCCTCTCGCCTGACGATTATGTGCCTCTTCGTGAAGCCCACATCTTTTTACGCCGGTTGATCAATGCCTTACGCATGGTGCGCGGCAACGCCAAAGATTTAACCGTTCCACCGCCCGGCAGTGAAGAGTTCGCCTTTCTGGCCCGCCGCTTACACTACGAACGCAACCTCAACCAATTGCAAGCCGACTTAAACCGCCATCTTATCTGCGTGCAAGAAATCAGCCAGCGGGTGTTGAGTTAAGGGATCATGAACTTTGGATGGTTGATGATTGTTCAGTTGCCAACTTTATGCTATTATTGAGGCGGGAAGATTTTGGACCCTATGCCCGTTAAGTAGGTAGCTAAAGAAGAAGGAAGCTATGAACAAGCGAGAGCGCGTTTATACTGCCCTGGAAGGCCGGCCGGTTGACCAAGTGCCTTTGAGCCTGTGGCGGCATTTTCACAAACAAGACCTGACCCCAACGGGATTGGCTTCAGCCACGCTGGCTTTCTACCAGAAGTACAACTTTGACTTAATCAAACTGACGCCCAGCGGCTTTTACCCCATTCAAGACTGGGGCGCCCAGATTTCGACGCCCAAAGACGACGATCACTCCCCTCAATTAAAAAAGCCGGTCATCAAAATCCCCGATGATTGGCGGCACCTGTCCACGCTCAATCCCACCGAAGGCAGTTATGGCCACATTCTGGAATCTATTACTCTTATCAAAAATCAATTGGGCGAAGAGGATGCCCCGGTATTGATCACCATTTTTAGCCCGATGACCATTGCCTACAAATTAGCCGGGGACGCACTGCTGGAACATTTAGCTCATCATGCCACCGATGTGCACATTGGCCTGGCCACCATTGCCGAAACCACCTCTCGCTTTGCCGACATGGCCCTGGAAACCGGGGCCGACGGCGTATTCTTTGCTAGCCAACTGTCGTGCGCAGAGAAGTTGAGCGAAGAATTGTGTCAAACCTTTGTCGTCCGCTATGATTTGATTGCGCTGGAAAGAGTGCAAACCCAGCCAGTGCCCCTGGTGCTCCACCTGCATGGGCTGAACCCATATTTTGAAACTGTCAACCAATATCCGGCCCATGCCGTAAGCTGGCATAACCACAAAACCGACCCTTCGCTCCAGGCAGCCCTCTCACTTACCGATAAAACTCTGATGGCCGGTCTGGATAGAACCACCCTGGAAGAGGGCAGTCCGGCAGTGGTGGCCGCTCAAGCCAGAGAAGCCATTGCCCAAACCGGGGGCCGGCGTTTAATTCTGGCCCCGGCCTGCGTTATCCCCACCCTTACCCCCCCAGAGAATTTACAGGCTGTGGCTGAGGTTGATCGCTCCCTGAACACCTAATGGGCTGAACCTTGCCACCGCCGGAAAAGGTCCGGCTCAAGATCAAGGTTCAATACGTCCAAAACCCGGTTGACCGTTTGGTTGATAATATCGTCAATGGTTTGGGGGCGGTGATAAAAAGCCGGCAGAGGGGGCATGATGATGGCGCCCATCTCGGTAGCCTGGACCATCAGCCGGAGGTGCCCCAAGTGTAAGGGCGTCTCGCGGAAAAGTAATACCAATTTGCGCCGTTCCTTGAGGGTCACGTCGGCGGCGCGCAGGATGAGATTATCGCTGTAAGAATGGGCGATACCGGAGAGGGTTTTTACGGCGCAAGGCACAACAACCATCCCGCTGGTGGGGTATGAACCCGAGGCGATAGCCGCGCCAATGTCGTTAAAGTCATAGCGTTCGTGGGCCAGGCGCTCTACCTGGTCCACGGTGTAAGCCGTTTCCAGCCGGATGGTGCGTTTGGCCGCATCGCTGATAATCAGGTGGGTTTGAATGTCGGTTATACCCTGCAATACTTCTAACAACCGTACCCCGTAAATCACGCCGGTTGCGCCGGAAAAGCCAACAACGAGTTTTTTCATCCTTTGGCCAAAAATTCCTTATCCATAAAGAGCAAATTTTAATATCCTTCTTCATGTAAGGCGGCCAGGTCGGCTTCCACCATCATCTCGATCAATTCTTCAAAACTGACAATCGGTTCCCAGCCTAATTTTTCACCGGCCTTGGTGGCATCGCCAACCAGCAAATCTACCTCGGCCGGGCGATAAAATTTGGGGTCGGTGACCACATAATCCTCATAATTGAGACCGACACACTCA from Anaerolineae bacterium encodes:
- a CDS encoding ammonium transporter; amino-acid sequence: MKRKLFTRALPIALLLTLTLGGVAYAQDGATTASQMIDVIWLLVAAFLVFFMQAGFAMVESGFSRAKNAANLLMKNLMDFSVGTLLFFVLGYGLMFGASASGFIGTDNFFLSKLNFGPDSAYNWAFFLFQLVFAGTAATIVSGAVAERLKFSAYLVYSIIIVGLVYPISGHWLWGGGWLAELGFIDFAGSTIVHSVGGWAALAGAVILGPRIGKFNKDGSSNVIPGHSLTLAALGVFILWFGWFGFNPGSTLSGMNPGIGYIAVTTNMAAAAGAVSAMVINWVRAGEPSTEMALNGTLAGLVAITAGCASVSPTGALIIGLVAGGVLVFGLLFIERVLRVDDPVGAVSVHALNGVWGTLAVGLFAVPAAGGLTAMGDAAGLFYGGGFSQLSIQFIGSLSVSLWAFTTAFVVFKATDVIIGIRVTPQEELEGLDITEHGTISYPEFGTSVVNASPGERVVMPVVESAS
- the glnA gene encoding type I glutamate--ammonia ligase, whose translation is MAETVKDVMALIKEHNIKMVDFRFTDLPGTWQHFSMSTRLVNEDLFDEGLGFDGSSVRGFQEIQESDMILIPDPTTAFVDPIFEVPTLVIMCDVYDPVTRQPYSRDPRYVAKKAEAYLKKTGIADTAYFGPEAEFFLFDTVRYGGGTNSSFYEIDSKEGWWNSDKPGLGAQIPPKRGYFPAPPTDTQQDIRSKMVLALEAVGVNVELHHHEVGTAGQAEIDLKFDTLTKISDSIMIYKYIIKSVARQNGLTATFMPKPLFGDNGSGMHTHQSLWKGGDTVMYDESGYAGLSDIARYYIGGLLKHAPALLALAAPTTNSYKRLVPGYEAPINLVYSQRNRSAICRIPMYSGSPKAKRVEFRAPDPSCNPYLCFAALLMAGLDGVQKQIDPGEPIDKDLYDLPPEEAIKVMNTPGSLADVLDALEADHEFLLQGDVFTPDILEAYITYKREAEVDPVRLRPHPHEFTLYFDI
- a CDS encoding glutamine synthetase adenylyltransferase; amino-acid sequence: MAKNEPARQALADSLTPLLLALSEAANPDNVLVNLGRFAYNVADQSALFNHFANNPRSVEILVKLFAGSQFLTEILLRSPEYFTRLSAHQQLAHVKSAAQFDAAAREAIRPLILLSSEDPSDPAALLDALRRFQRWELLRIGVCDLLDSFDLTTVTGQLSGLADSLVRVCLTLAARQSNVKPDDFVVLAMGKLGGQELNYSSDIDLLFLCRSDPAAYRRLGQNLIDALARITPEGFLYRVDMRLRPWGNVGNLVSSVNGYVSYLQKNARLWEKQALLKARVIADNQELGRDFLCQAQPFIFAADDETVKAEVNALKQRIEERLQQQGRAWGEVKLGQGSIRDIEFVTQYLQLVHGDEQPEVRSPNTLEALARLFAAHFLSAHEYRVLTDGYIFLRTVEHHLQLKHYRQTHSLPGDPEAITQLARRLGFQGREAGDNLIARYQQHSAVIRVVYQQYLGKQPVTNKTRSVTSSDLLLPHLVRMPPAYVTTFSDADIEHHATLAEQLNEDNLAKVEAKPLENGLWQVTIVGYDYLGELSLICGLLFVHGFNIVDGHIFSYGRAADPGYVPVPQRPSRSRCRQLSSMLYAVSRQKIVDVFTVQPVVDHVDELYWQQYTTDLNALIRLLHAGKQREAQGQLAKRVAVALRDIPGAISTLYPVDIEFDNESSERHTILHIVSTDTIGFLFEFTNALALNGVNIRRMIVSSVGQHVRDTLYVTDAQRRKITSPEKQRELRVAIVLIRHFTHLLPNSPNPEQALLHFRELLGQLFTRPNWPDAIASLEQPQVLNTLARLLGVSDFLWKDFLRMQYANLFPVVRDVDALATGKSKDELRSELAALLQTGAAQREALNAFKDREMFRVDMRHIQGHISEFGQFSGELTDLAEVIVEAAYHLCLAELRATFGLPRLENGRPCPMSVCALGKCGGRELGFASDIELLFIFAGNGQTTGPNVITTAEFFDKLVQQVNQTIQARQEGIFELDLRLRPYGQAGSMAVSLESFRRYFGPNGDAWPYEKQALVKLRPIAGDEKLGQQIVELRNKFIYTGQPFDVAAMRAMRERQLRHLVTAGTINAKFSPGGLVDLEYLVQGLQITYGHQDPRLRLTNIGEAMQMLAETKILSPDDYVPLREAHIFLRRLINALRMVRGNAKDLTVPPPGSEEFAFLARRLHYERNLNQLQADLNRHLICVQEISQRVLS
- a CDS encoding uroporphyrinogen decarboxylase; amino-acid sequence: MNKRERVYTALEGRPVDQVPLSLWRHFHKQDLTPTGLASATLAFYQKYNFDLIKLTPSGFYPIQDWGAQISTPKDDDHSPQLKKPVIKIPDDWRHLSTLNPTEGSYGHILESITLIKNQLGEEDAPVLITIFSPMTIAYKLAGDALLEHLAHHATDVHIGLATIAETTSRFADMALETGADGVFFASQLSCAEKLSEELCQTFVVRYDLIALERVQTQPVPLVLHLHGLNPYFETVNQYPAHAVSWHNHKTDPSLQAALSLTDKTLMAGLDRTTLEEGSPAVVAAQAREAIAQTGGRRLILAPACVIPTLTPPENLQAVAEVDRSLNT
- a CDS encoding UbiX family flavin prenyltransferase, whose amino-acid sequence is MKKLVVGFSGATGVIYGVRLLEVLQGITDIQTHLIISDAAKRTIRLETAYTVDQVERLAHERYDFNDIGAAIASGSYPTSGMVVVPCAVKTLSGIAHSYSDNLILRAADVTLKERRKLVLLFRETPLHLGHLRLMVQATEMGAIIMPPLPAFYHRPQTIDDIINQTVNRVLDVLNLDLEPDLFRRWQGSAH